The following coding sequences are from one Lolium rigidum isolate FL_2022 chromosome 6, APGP_CSIRO_Lrig_0.1, whole genome shotgun sequence window:
- the LOC124663977 gene encoding lachrymatory-factor synthase-like, with the protein MDAEASAGGAIAAAPQSKAWEWEGRVVSAVPAATADEAWALLSDFLAFHRWHPRVPICRLASGAAAPAAGCVRYCEGTPPGDGTPADWAHETLLEHDQARRFFRYEMNDNNMGFGAFFAAFRVVPAAAPAGGCELRWEFQCEPVRGTPKEALVARLQAGLDGMTARVREHVLSARAAAAAAPSVGRRVF; encoded by the coding sequence ATGGACGCGGAGGCCAGCGCGGGCGGCGCCATAGCCGCTGCACCACAGAGCAAGGCGTGGGAGTGGGAGGGGCGGGTGGTGTCGGCGGTGCCCGCGGCGACGGCAGACGAGGCGTGGGCACTCCTGTCGGACTTCCTGGCGTTCCACCGGTGGCACCCGCGCGTGCCGATATGCCGTTTGGCATCGGGCGCCGCGGCGCCGGCCGCCGGGTGCGTGCGCTACTGCGAGGGCACCCCGCCCGGCGACGGGACGCCGGCCGACTGGGCGCACGAGACGCTCCTCGAGCACGACCAGGCGCGCCGCTTCTTCCGCTACGAGATGAACGACAACAACATGGGCTTCGGCGCCTTCTTCGCCGCCTTCCGCGTCGTCCCCGCCGCGGCGCCGGCCGGCGGGTGCGAGCTGCGGTGGGAGTTCCAGTGCGAGCCCGTGCGCGGCACGCCCAAGGAGGCGCTCGTGGCGCGCCTTCAGGCCGGGCTCGACGGCATGACGGCGCGTGTGCGCGAGCACGTCCtgtccgcgcgcgccgccgccgccgcagcccccaGCGTTGGCCGACGTGTTTTCTAG